One part of the Vitis riparia cultivar Riparia Gloire de Montpellier isolate 1030 chromosome 8, EGFV_Vit.rip_1.0, whole genome shotgun sequence genome encodes these proteins:
- the LOC117920129 gene encoding probable protein S-acyltransferase 1: MTCGNKNPKWGSSSSVVGMASLPQPKRLYQAWTGRNKFLCGGRLIFGPDVASLFLSTLLIGVPGFTFCIKMLVKIKSDDPHFKYPVLFTGLILTFLDLAFLYMTSGRDPGIVPRNTQPPESDDGLDGTSSLEWINDATPELKIPRTKDVLINGYIIKVKYCDTCMIYRPPRASHCSICNNCVQKFDHHCPWVGQCIALRNYRFFILFISLSTTLCIYVFVFSWINLIRQEGNLWRVMSYDIISVILIVYCFIAVWFVGGLTVFHFYLICTNQTTYENFRYRYDKNKNPYNKGILKNFIEFGFGKIPPSMFNFREWVVADDDIFMPSITRDFSGGTVSLQKSDVEVGSQFSKDGDVPVPHILKNLDYSGIGEDTQKKEGNGNNAFDDPFFFPDDSEVRYEEDSRFNQQPRYSHGISNA, encoded by the exons AAATTTCTCTGTGGAGGGAGATTGATCTTTGGCCCAGATGTAGCATCACTATTTTTATCTACACTCCTGATAGGCGTTCCAGGCTTCACATTCTGTATAAAAATGCTAGTAAAAATCAAGAGCGATGATCCCCATTTTAAGTATCCAGTACTGTTTACAGGATTGATCCTCACTTTCCTG GATTTGGCTTTTCTCTATATGACATCGGGTAGGGATCCAGGTATAGTCCCAAGGAACACGCAGCCCCCTGAATCAGACGATGGATTGGATGGAACATCATCCTTGGAATGGATCAATGATGCAACCCCTGAATTGAAGATACCCCGAACAAAGGATGTTTTGATCAATGGCTACATAATAAAAGTGAAGTACTGTGACACTTGCATGATATATCGTCCTCCCCGTGCTTCTCACTGCTCAATCTGCAACAACTGTGTGCAGAAGTTTGATCACCACTGTCCTTGGGTCGGCCAGTGTATTGCTCTG CGTAATTATCGGTTCTTCATCTTGTTTATATCATTGTCAACTACCTTGTGCATATATGTCTTTGTGTTTTCTTGGATCAATCTTATTCGACAAGAAGGCAACTTATGGAGAGTTATGTCATATGATATCATTTCGGTTATTCTAATAGTATACTGCTTTATAGCAGTATGGTTTGTTGGCGGGCTTACAGTTTTTCATTTCTATCTGATTTGCACCAACCAG ACAACTTATGAGAATTTCCGGTACCGCTATGATAAGAATAAAAATCCATATAATAAGGGGATACTGAAGAACTTCATAGAATTTGGTTTTGGGAAGATTCCACCTTCAATGTTTAACTTCAGAGAATGGGTGGTGGctgatgatgatatatttatgCCATCCATTACTCGAGATTTCAGTGGAGGCACTGTTAGCTTGCAGAAATCTGATGTAGAAGTAGGAAGCCAGTTTAGCAAGGATGGTGATGTGCCAGTTCCACATATTCTGAAGAATTTAGATTACTCTGGGATTGGTGAGGATACACAGAAGAAGGAAGGAAATGGGAATAATGCATTTGATgatccatttttctttcctgaTGATTCAGAAGTTAGATACGAGGAAGACTCAAGATTCAATCAGCAACCAAGATACTCACATGGGATCTCCAATGCTTAA